A portion of the Cydia strobilella chromosome 5, ilCydStro3.1, whole genome shotgun sequence genome contains these proteins:
- the LOC134741301 gene encoding uncharacterized protein LOC134741301 has product MQSLKSLIGIPKTATKEIYTFETNAKISLFYNICAIVFFGFDTNFLFDDLKLPRKIVEICRIISNVFGLLILLYVCSVVAAFVTQHNLDMTRKAQMWLYGPSSLTLYAMYWNIVLRKNQIKKLTYTLVVVLRGMFTDDELEKEMIKKTWRFSYAFAFLLNGLFVSTGIVAGYVASTTNDTFTTMVPAWPDLNDHSLAASIARIAHYCVCYIFLMRIGCIYFVIAAIAIALQFQYGILCNYFHSLNSIFDEEGSHEEKEQKYEDAFVFGIKMHSLTLWCIDQTQVTCGVAFSAQFIANLMTLVAIMVKFMYMERTFGNYLTVFMFAGLVLSSAGIFMWNAGDVTFEATKLHTAMFHSGWHNCRRQASVRVRKMLTIAVRQAQDRVTIKGFGILELSYESYISVVKLAYSVFSVLA; this is encoded by the exons ATGCAGTCGCTTAAATCACTTATAGGAATTCCGAAAACCGCAACCAAAGAAATCTACACATTTGAAACAAACGCCAAAATATCTCTCTTCTACAACATATGTGCTATCGTGTTCTTTGGCTTTGATACTAACTTCTTGTTTGACGATTTAAAACTACCCCGAAAAATCGTCGAAATCTGCCGCATTATCTCCAATGTGTTTGGATTGCTCATATTATTGTACGTGTGTTCGGTGGTAGCAGCTTTTGTTACACAGCATAATTTGGATATGACGCGTAAGGCTCAGATGTGGTTGTATGGACCTTCCAGCCTCACTCTATATGCTATGTACTGGAACATTGTATTGCGTAAAAATcag ATAAAAAAGCTGACTTACACATTAGTTGTGGTACTACGAGGAATGTTCACTGACGACGAGCTGGAGAAGGAGATGATCAAGAAAACTTGGCGGTTCTCATATGCTTTTGCATTCTTGCTAAACGGTCTATTCGTTTCTACGGGCATCGTCGCTGGATACGTGGCCAGCACGACAA ATGACACGTTCACGACCATGGTCCCAGCTTGGCCTGATTTGAACGATCATAGCCTCGCCGCCAGTATCGCCCGAATAGCTCATTACTGTGTCTG TTACATCTTCTTAATGCGCATCGGCTGCATCTACTTCGTAATCGCGGCCATAGCCATCGCTCTGCAGTTCCAGTACGGCATATTGTGCAACTACTTCCACAGTCTTAACAGCATCTTCGATGAAGAGGGCAGCCACGAGGAGAAAGAACAGAAATACGAAGATGCCTTCGTATTTGGGATTAAGATGCATTCTTTGACTCTATG GTGCATCGATCAGACGCAAGTGACGTGCGGTGTAGCCTTCAGCGCGCAGTTCATCGCAAACTTAATGACACTCGTAGCGATCATGGTGAAATTTATG TACATGGAGCGCACATTTGGTAACTACCTAACCGTCTTCATGTTTGCTGGGCTCGTGCTCAGCAGCGCAGGGATCTTCATGTGGAACGCAGGAGACGTTACATTCGAG GCCACCAAGCTGCACACGGCCATGTTCCACTCCGGCTGGCACAACTGCCGGAGGCAGGCCTCTGTTCGGGTACGCAAAATGCTCACCATCGCCGTAAGACAGGCCCAA GACCGTGTCACAATCAAAGGTTTTGGGATACTGGAGCTGTCTTATGAGTCATATATTTCG GTGGTGAAACTTGCATATTCTGTATTCTCCGTTTTGGCatag